The Lacticaseibacillus rhamnosus DNA window ACGCCTAAAGATGATCGGTTGCACACTACGGGTTACATTTCTCCTGATCACACCAACCCACCGTTAACAATTCTGTAAATCTGTTTCGTTTTTGTTTCACACTTTGCCGTTGCACCGCAAAAGCATTAAGCGCTTTCACCGTGAAACTAAAAAGTCAAGTTAAACATTGGGACATATCCTTAGATGTTTGTAAACGGCGCTTGATAATTTTCTTTATTGTGAAACAATGAACGTGTAATCAAATGATGAGCAAGTGAAGGAGAGATTGCAATGAAAATCAAAGCAGCCGTTGTTGATGAAAAAGGTGCTGATTTTAAAATTCGGGACGATGTTGAACTAGCGCCGATGGGTCCTGACGACCTTCAAGTCCATATGGTCGCCAGTGGTATTTGCCATTCCGACGAAGCCTTACGTATCGGGGATGCCGTTATCGGCTACCCGATCGTACTAGGCCATGAAGGTTCAGGGATTGTTGAAAAAGTCGGCCCGGAAGTCACCCAGTTCAAACCTGGCGATCACGTTGTTTTAAGCTTTTATGCCTGTGGCAACTGCAAGAACTGCTTGAAGGGTATTCCGACCCAGTGTCTTAATTACGCCCATAACAATTTGTCCGGTACCCGGCCAGATGGCTCCGCGCACTTCACTGAAAATGGCAAGCCGGTCGCAGACATGTTCGACCAAAGCTCCTTCACAACTACCACGGTCGTTCGTGAACGTAATGCGGTTAAAGTTGACAAAGATCTTGATTTGCGCAAGCTTGGACCGCTTGGCTGCGGCTATGTCACAGGTTCCGGAACCGTTTTGAATACGCTCAAGCCAAAGCCTGGTGATACGATTGCGGTTACCGGTACTGGCGCCGTTGGATTAGCCGCAATGATGGCGGGCAAGATCTCCGGATGCACCAAAGTGATTGCGATTGACATTGTGGATTCCCGACTCGAATTAGCCAAAGAACTCGGCGCAACCGATGTCGTTAATAGCAAAACCGAAGACCCGGTTGCCGCAGTTAAAAAATTGACTGGTGGCCTCGGGGTTGACTGGGCTGTCGACACAACCGGCGTCAAGGCAGTGATGGAAGATACGATCCAGATGCTGGCTCAGGGTGGTACCACCGCAACGATCGCGGTTACGCCACATCATATTGACGTTGATACCTGGAACGACCTCTGCGTCAATGACAAGAAGATCGTCGGCGTCAACATGGGCGATTCCATCCCACAAATTGACGTACCGCGCCTAATTGAGTTCTATAAGCAAGGTATGTTCGACTTTGATAAAACCGAAAAATTCTATCAATTCGACCAGATCAACGAAGCCAATGCTGACTCCCGCTCTGGCAAGACCATTAAACCGGTTTTGATTATTGATAAAGACTATGTACCGGGTAAGTAATTGATCTTTTCCCTTGGCCCTAGCTGTGGTTTGAATTCAAGCACAAAATAATAAAGCACCAGGAACTCCAACGCTGAGTTTCCTGGTGCTTTATTGTGTTCAGTCTTCCTTGTTTTATTAATCTCTGGCTTTAAGCGGAACCTCATTGATCGAAACTCGCTCATAATGAGTCACACCATAGCGCGTATTATAAGTCAGGCGCAGTATTTGTCCGTCAGAGAAGGGGCCGGGATCATACTCATCCGTCTTAAACTCAAGTAGCTTCCCGCGCCCAGCAGCATCTTTCGCCAACGCTCGATAAACGTAACATTTTTGGCGCAGATTAACCGGAACTGTCACCGAAAATTGGCTGCGTGGTTCATGTACTTTTGCATAATAGGCGACACCACCATCTCTGTACACCGTCCACCAAAGCGTAAGCGCAATAACCACCGCCAATGCACTCACAAAGCCAACTTTATAAAGTGTCTCCTCTGTTTCAATCGTTAATCTTCTCACCCCGAGCATTTCCTTTCTGTTTTCAAAAAGCACCTTGATCAAGTTGAAAGAAACTGTTCATTGCTATTTAACAAGTTTGAAAATAAGCAACTTGACTGCGAATTATCTCTAGTATTCAGTCCTGGCGCTCCTTAGGTCAAAGTACCAAAGGAAGTTGTGTCGGTAAATTATTCGGTTGTTTTTTTAAGAGATTTCTTACACTTATAACAATATATGTTATTAATTTGGATGGTATGTTTTATCCGGATTTCTGATGTTAGTAAAACATTTTTTCAATATGACTGATTATGTGAGGCTTGAAAGTATGGTGACTCCCAACGTATTAAAACATCACTCCGCAGCCGATGCCTGAACATACTCATTCATAATCGCCGCGTCGGCCTTTGTCTCCACATTACCCGCATAGTTCGGTGTCACCAATGAGACGGTGCCGTGTGCGTTGTAAAACAGATAAAACTTATCTCCAATCATGTTCGCTGCGGTTTGCGAATGGCTCCCTTCATCGGTGAACGATCCCACTTTAATCTCGGTGTTGCATTTGACGGTCCGCGTTTGGCCTGCAGCGTCAGCACTGAAGACCTTGATTGTTTTAGTTGCAACATTGCGGATGGTCGCTTTCATCGTGACGGCATCCGCATGTTGATACTGAATGGTCAGGCGATAATTTGCTGTCTGCGGGTCCGCTTGCAACTCAATCCGAGTCGGCGCATTCACGCCTTGTCGTGTAAAAACCGCCCCTGAACGTTCCCGCAAAAGCTTGGCAACATCAACAACATAATCTTGACTACCAGCTGTTGACTGAGAACTGCGCCCCCGACTTTCCCCCATATCACTTGGCTTGACCGCACTGCTTTTACTTGCATGCTGCTTTGAGGTCACCTTTTTGATCGCGCTTTGTTGCGATTCAGTCAGTCCACGCTTTGTTTGTTGTTGGGCAATATAAAAATAGCCGCCGATAATGACCAACCCCAGGATCAAAACTGCTAACGGCGCCATCCACTTTCTCTTAGGTGGTCGTTGACGCCGTCTGCTTTCACTAGTCTGTTTCAAGTTTAAAAACCTCACTTAATTGTTGGCGTTACGCTGCCTTATCGACTTTGTTAGCTCATAGAAAAAGTATAACATGGCGCTTTTTAAACATTATAGTTCGGCTCGTCAGTACGCTTGGCAAAACAACTAAACCTTTACAGCATTTTTACTGCACATATGGTTTGAAACTTTATACTGAAACTAATGATCATCGTCTGTTTGTCTGCGCAAAAATCAGTGTGTTAGGAGCTTGGCTGCAGTGCACTGGTTCTCACCACGATGCTCAGATTCAGGCCCATGCTCACTCACAAGGAGGTTCTTTTCCCATGCACAAAAGTTGGTGGCAAGAAGCAGTGGTTTATCAGGTTTACCCCCGCAGTTTTCAAGATAGTAACGGCGATGGTATCGGTGATTTGCAAGGTATCATCCAGCATTTGGATTACATTAAAGAACTCGGCGCTGATGTTATCTGGCTCAACCCGATTTACAAATCACCCAACGCCGACAACGGATACGACATTGCGGATTATCAACAAATCATGCCGGAGTTTGGTACCATGACCGATTTCCAACAACTGTTAAAAGCAGCCCACGCCCGCGGTCTGAAGATGATGATGGATCTGGTCGTCAACCATACCTCTGACGAACATCCTTGGTTCCAAGCGGCTATGCAAAGTCGCACGGATCCCCATCATGACTGGTATATTTGGCGCGATCCTGTTGATGGTCATGCACCGACTAACTGGCGCGCGGATTTTGGCGGCTCCGCTTGGACGTATGTACCGGAAGTCGGCCAGTATTATCTGCACCTTTTTGCGGTCAAACAGCCTGATCTGAATTGGACAAACCCCGCCGTGCGCAAGGCCGTTTTTGACATGATGACGTGGTGGTGTGATCAAGGGATTGATGGTTTTCGAATGGATGTTATCAATCTAATTTCAAAGCCTGAAGTTTTTGCTGATGATCCACACCTTTTGGAACAGCCAAACGGCAACTCGCTGGGCTTAATTGCCAATGGTCCGCACGTGCACGAGTACTTACGCGCGATGAACAAGGCAGTTTTGTCCAAGCACGATCTTATGACAGTTGGCGAGGCACCCGGCGTTACCCCCGCCTTGGCACTTCAATATACTGGTTTCGATCGCCACGAGCTTGAAATGGTCTTCCAGTTTAAACATGTTGGCCTTGATAACGATCCACAATTCGGCAAGTGGTCACTCAAGCATCCCCAGTTAATCGATCTAAAACGCGTCCTATCCGATTGGCAAACTGCACTACACGGTAAGGCTTGGAACAGTTTGTATTGGGATAATCACGATCAAGCCCGCGCTGTTTCGCGTTTCGGAGACGATCGCCAGGCTTTTCGGGTTCGCTCTGCCAAAATGCTCGCCGCCACCTTGCATTTTCTGGAAGGGACGCCTTACATCTATCAAGGTGAAGAGCTTGGCATGACCAACGTTGCCTTTCCATCCATTCACGATTATCGCGATCTCGACACCCTAAACGCTTGGCATGAACTTGTTGAACAGCAACACGCTCTTGCGCCAGAGGATATGTTAAAAAGAATTCACCGTCGTTCCCGCGATAACGCTCGAACCCCGATGCAATGGTCAACTGCGCCGCAAGCCGGCTTCACCGCAGGCACCCCTTGGCTAGCCGTGAACCCAAACTACCCGGACATTAACGCAACCGCTGCACTAGCAGATTCCGACTCGGTCTTCTTCTTTTATCAAAAACTCATTCGGCTGCGTAAACAATACCCCGATCTGATTGTTTACGGCGCTTACACCTTACTCGACTCAGACGACCCTGATGTGTACATGTACCAGCGCCAGGCCGCCAATCAAGAACTGCTCGTCATCAGCAACTTCACCGACCAAACGTTGACTCGCAATATCGCCAAAAAGCTGTCACCTTCAGCCAAACTACTCATCAGCAACTATGACGACGATGCTGAAAACACGCTCCGGCCTTATGAAACTAAAGCGTATTTAATCATTGAGCGATAGTGAGTTCACTTTTGATCTTTAAAAAACGCAACGAATCTCATTTGGGGGTTGTCAAAATCCCGTCCTCACCGATTTATCTTCATGTAGAACGCGTCTACTTGCCATTACGTAACGATGCGGCCACATCAAGATAATCATCGTGATGGCACCGGTTGATTCGGTTCTCTTTTAACGGCCGTCAGCCAACTTGCTACTGGTTATCACTAGCCTCACCGCCAATTAGCAATAGTTGCTGGCCGTTATCGGTGACCTCTCAACCGCGCTTTACCCGTTTCTTCTCCCCCGGGGGTTCTTTATGCAACAGTGCTGTTGCGTTACATAACATAAATCATTAAAAGAGAAACGCTAAATAGTTGCCGCAGTTCTATCCGCAGCCACCCTACAAATGCCAAACCAGTCATGGATATCATCGGCGCCAGTGGCTGATCAAGCTGAAGGCCAACGATGAAGCCTATTTAGCATGCCATCATGTTTTCACCTTGGATGAATAACACAAATACCATATCACCGTCACAATTTCGTCACATCTGCTCTGTAGTATTAGCAACATAGAAATGAGCCACCCACTCATTCCTATACAAACCCCAACCCAACTTTTTCATTTTTACTCCTCCAAAGTAGAAATCGTCAGCCGGCCTCCCACCGGCTGACCAATACATAAATAAACCCCCGCAGTGTGAAGGCTGCGGGGGTTTTGCTTGTGTGAAGTAAATGTTAACCTGACAGACTAGGTAATGTTCATTACGGGGGATTCAATACGGTCATTTTGTCTTAATAAATCGCGAGTATAGGCTCCCTGAAACAATTCCCATTACTGCCAAGATACTAACAGACGGTAAAAAAGATGCTGTTTGTTCACCAGTCTTGGGCAATCTCTGTTCTTCATCCGACTTCTTTATTCGCTTATCACCGGCAACCGACTGCTTCTTTACCACCACTTCTGTCGGCGCATGCTTTGTTACATCTTTCCCATCTAAACCTTTCATAGTCGTTTGCAGCTCAGCAACTGAATGATCAATCTGATTTTGATTTACATAAGGATTATTGAACACCTGTTGTGCAGTATTAAGCGCCTGATCAAACAGGTGCTTTTTTGTTGTCCCCGCCA harbors:
- a CDS encoding NAD(P)-dependent alcohol dehydrogenase: MKIKAAVVDEKGADFKIRDDVELAPMGPDDLQVHMVASGICHSDEALRIGDAVIGYPIVLGHEGSGIVEKVGPEVTQFKPGDHVVLSFYACGNCKNCLKGIPTQCLNYAHNNLSGTRPDGSAHFTENGKPVADMFDQSSFTTTTVVRERNAVKVDKDLDLRKLGPLGCGYVTGSGTVLNTLKPKPGDTIAVTGTGAVGLAAMMAGKISGCTKVIAIDIVDSRLELAKELGATDVVNSKTEDPVAAVKKLTGGLGVDWAVDTTGVKAVMEDTIQMLAQGGTTATIAVTPHHIDVDTWNDLCVNDKKIVGVNMGDSIPQIDVPRLIEFYKQGMFDFDKTEKFYQFDQINEANADSRSGKTIKPVLIIDKDYVPGK
- a CDS encoding alpha-glucosidase, which produces MHKSWWQEAVVYQVYPRSFQDSNGDGIGDLQGIIQHLDYIKELGADVIWLNPIYKSPNADNGYDIADYQQIMPEFGTMTDFQQLLKAAHARGLKMMMDLVVNHTSDEHPWFQAAMQSRTDPHHDWYIWRDPVDGHAPTNWRADFGGSAWTYVPEVGQYYLHLFAVKQPDLNWTNPAVRKAVFDMMTWWCDQGIDGFRMDVINLISKPEVFADDPHLLEQPNGNSLGLIANGPHVHEYLRAMNKAVLSKHDLMTVGEAPGVTPALALQYTGFDRHELEMVFQFKHVGLDNDPQFGKWSLKHPQLIDLKRVLSDWQTALHGKAWNSLYWDNHDQARAVSRFGDDRQAFRVRSAKMLAATLHFLEGTPYIYQGEELGMTNVAFPSIHDYRDLDTLNAWHELVEQQHALAPEDMLKRIHRRSRDNARTPMQWSTAPQAGFTAGTPWLAVNPNYPDINATAALADSDSVFFFYQKLIRLRKQYPDLIVYGAYTLLDSDDPDVYMYQRQAANQELLVISNFTDQTLTRNIAKKLSPSAKLLISNYDDDAENTLRPYETKAYLIIER
- a CDS encoding YxeA family protein, which gives rise to MLGVRRLTIETEETLYKVGFVSALAVVIALTLWWTVYRDGGVAYYAKVHEPRSQFSVTVPVNLRQKCYVYRALAKDAAGRGKLLEFKTDEYDPGPFSDGQILRLTYNTRYGVTHYERVSINEVPLKARD